Part of the Choloepus didactylus isolate mChoDid1 chromosome 27, mChoDid1.pri, whole genome shotgun sequence genome is shown below.
CCTCcaccccaattccctggaaagaGCCCGAGCTGCTCCCCCTCAGTGGGGATCCTGCACGGCAGATGGGTGAGGGCTGGTGGCAACCCCCGGctgaggggaagagaagtgagGGGTCTGGCTGTGATGGAGAATGCAGGCAGAGGAGTCCCCAGGGAGAGAGTCTAAGGGCCAGCCAAGTCCCACCAGTGTCACAGAGATAGGCCTTAGCAGATTTAGGGAGCACCTGGGCCGGGAGAATTTGGGGAGAGGAGCCACAGAGAGAGGGACTCACCTCTTGACGCTGCCAGATGTCTCTGAGGCTCAGGAGCCCCTCGCTGGGCTACAGGAGGATGGCCGGGCTGGCCAGTGAGCcggaagggagagggaagggtgGGGTGGCAGGGCCATTAGCCCGAGGCTCTAGCAGCCTGGGTGAGCAGCTAATGGAGCATTTCAGGCAGGAGCTGGGGACAGGCCTGATGAGGTGAGAGTCCAAGAAGAAGGTTCGAGCACCGAAGCGGGGGAGGGCAGGAGTCTGGGTTTCCCCTGGGTAGGCTGGGGAGTGTGCAGCCAGCAGCTTGAAGGAGAGGATTCATGGAGGACGGACGACCAGACACAGcttcctgccctcccccaccccacccatgaCCTATTCAAACCTGCTCCTGGATGAAGTCGAATTCGTGGGCAGGCCCCATGCCTTAGGGGCTTACTCCAGCCACGTTAGCCATCCAAAGTGTCTCAGTTCAGTCCTGAGTATGTGGGATAAGGAAAACTTCATTCCAAGGTGAAGCTTCTCCCCTACCCCACTGTGTGCAGGCTGTGGGCGCCTTTTGCGAGGAGAGGGCTCCTCTGTTTTCCTGCCTTGcgcttctcctttcccttctagCTTGATGACAGTGTTTTCGGGCCCTTTCAGTGTTGGccggagagggaaggaggaaaagcacAAGCGAAGTCTTGTCCGACCTCACTAAAGCAGCGCGGCCGTGGCCTGCGCCCTGCCAGACTCAGGGCTGCAGGACGTCAAAGCCTGGGACGTTCGTGTGGGGACACCAGACGGCACTCGCTCAGGCCCGGCCAGAGTGGTCTCCTCGAAGCCCTTCTCACCAGGCTTCAGATGACCCCTAAGGGGTCATCACAGTGGTAGGAAACAGGATTCTTAGCATCTCAACAGCTCCCTCCAAAGAAACTCTGGTTTCCTACCCTATCCTTTTATAGCTCAGAGTCGCTGAATCGGTTCTTGGTTCCTGGTTGTCTCCTCTCCAGATCCTGCATGTGTGGTCCAGCACCTCATTCTGAATCCTGAAGAACTAGCCACCCATTGTGTAGCGTTTGTGTTttggaaagactgagaaaccagcagagctgagggaaaatgtaaaaaaagcgCATTAGCGTGCTGGAGCAAGCGTTTGGGAGAAGGGAGTTGCTGGGCGCTGAGGGAGGCCTCGAGTCTTGGAGATCTTTCCTGCTTTGGCCCTGGCCACCTGGCAGTTCAGGGCTCTACCAAGTGTCCCCTCCCCGCggagccttccctgacccctccaTCCCCAGGGGTCCCTCCCCTGCCTCCAGCTGGTCTCTCCAGGTCCTCCTGCATTGTTTATTCACAGCACAGCACCTGCTCTCAGAGGCGTCCTGTTTGCTATCTCCGCTGCTAGAGGGCAAAGATTTCAGTCTGCTTTGCTTGCGCGTTGCCTCGAAGGTGCTGGGTCAACATTGCTGAATGAACGGCTGGTTGCCTGGGCTCTGGGAGGACGGTGAGATCTGGGGCTGCGCAGAGGGCTGCCTGCGGCCTGATGTCCCTGCCCTCAGAGCTCCCCGGCCACCTGCTCCGCCGGCCTCCCCAGTGCCTGTTGACAGCCGCATCTCGCGGTCAGTTGCTCATGAGGAGGTTTATGTCAGCAGCTGGGCTCAGGGACAGGATGGGAAAGCACCCGCTGGTTGCCAGGGAGCCCGTCCCAGGCCTCATCACTCCCTCAAGTGGAGCCCACCCGAAGACCCTTTGGGGACCCTAGACTATGAGATCCCTAGGAGTGGGGCTGGGTCTTATCTCTTGTCCCCGCAGCACCTGGCTGCACCTGGCTCAGTGCTGGATGCATTGACAGCTGCTCAgagatatttgctgaatgaatgaatgaatgggtgacaCTGAACCTCATTTTGGGTACAGAAACCCCCAAACCCTTCCCCTCTCATTCAAACAGTCAGCAAAGTCTCTCCTCCCTCCAGAAATATTTCTAGGCCATAGACGGTGCCCTTAAGAAATCAAACTGGGAACCAAGTGGATTGATGGAGAAACCAGTGCTTCACTCTGCCATAATTCCAGAATTTCTTCTCTTAGAAAGCATTCTGGTCTTGAGCTTAGATGggaaaggaggggaagaaaaTGAAGGTGGCACTTCTGGAGCACTAGGGATTTTGTGTTCACTCTCTTGGTGATTTATTAATCACATGTTCCCTGCCTTCTAGGGAGATGGGGTCCTAGCCCAGCGGCAGAGGCAGAAGAATGGATAGAGAGAGATCAAACCTGGTAAGTGGAGGGAAAGCTGGAAGGGCTTACTGGAAAATCTGATCCATGAACAGAATACAGAACTAGCGGGGAtgatggtgaaagacagaaaagctGTGAGGTTTCTTAAGGCAGTTGACCTTCAACAAGTTCAGAAGCAGCTGCAGGTTGTGAAAGAAATTGGTAGCAGTGACTTTTGAGAATAGCTGTAATGAATTGGCTTCCCCTTTTACATCCTTCAAGGGCTGCGAATACAAGATGGAAATTGTGTTTTAGGGATTTTGGGCTGCTGTGCTAGGTTTCTTCTAATGTGACTCCGGCATCTGTGAGGTTTCACCTCACTTCCTCTTGAGCCACCTGAAGGTAGAGGTGGCAACTTCACTTTACAGAGGGAGAAACCGAGGGTCAGGGAAGTTGGCTAACTCTGCTAGTTAGGTAGAAGAGTCTTGATTCAAATTCATGCTTGCATGGTTACAAAGCCAGTGCATTCTCTCCAATCTGCTGATTTATCATGAAATTGCCTTgactcccttcccttctctccaggcCCCACAATGCCatccccatctccccatccccaaaAACCCTGGCCTCCCCAGGCTGGAAGTAGTTCATGGGTTCTTTGGAACTGTAGCTGAGCCATTTTATTTTGCAGCTCTCTGTCTCAGATGACAAGACCCCTGAGGGTGGGGCTGCAGATCCTGTCCCTGGAATGCCCAGCTTACACGTAGACTTGTTTCTAGAGGAGAAACCAGCAGGAGAAACCAGTGCCTCTTTCTACCTCACTTTGTTCCCTCTTCCCCTGGGCTTTATCACAGAGGCAGAAATAGGGCATATGATTTGTGAATGGCGATTCCGAGCAGGGCTGGGGGTCAAAGGGatgaggaaagggggaagaagaaagaatagtgACATGGCTAGCCCGAGCTTGTACACAGCCAGCTGGGGACAGGGTTGGGGGAACACATGGTggcggggggctggggagggacaAAGGGAGCTGTAGTGCCCAGGGCAGGTGTTTTGATGAGTTTCtgggtgggaaggagagaggagatggaCCAGGGGCAAGCCCGTCAGAAGTCGGGTTACATGCTGAGAGGCAGTCTGGCTCTGGCACACGCACAGGGTTCTCTGCGCCAACTGGGGTGGCGGTAATTGAGTAACTGATCAGCTGTGCGGCTGAGGGTTCCAGGAGCTCCAGAAATGCCTCGGGCACCCCCACCACAGCCGATTCTGCTCCTCAGTGCTTGAGGGTCGCATAGTCTACTTCTTCTTGGATCAGAGGCCGAGTCCCAGCACCAAACTGAATCAGCTCCGAGTAATGTATCCCCTCGTCGTCTGGAAACTCTGGAGTCACGTTCTCATAGTCGCCCTGAGGAAGCCACAGGGTGGTCAGCCAGCCCTCACGGTTCCCAGCCTCCTGCCATCTGCTTTTGCTGCCCATTCCCTCCTCAGTTCTTGGATGGGGGTATCCAAGAGCCCCAGCAGAGTCCCCTTCTCTGGAAACCGAGTGTGGTCGTTGTCTAAGACTCTGAGGTGACTTCCCAGGCTCCGACTGTGCCCGTGCCTGACAACCCTCCCCAAGGCCCAGCCCAGGCCGCCCCGGAGCCCACAAAGAAGACTCAAAGCCGAGGCCAGACCACACCCCAcacaccccagccctgccctcttaCCACGTGACGCTTCTGTACCACAGAATAAGTGACCGTGTCATCCCTGTTTGGGAAACTGGCTGCGGTCCCTGCACCCCTGAGAGGGAGGGCAGATAGATGAGCACAAACCAAGCATTGCGCCGTGAACTCTCCTCCTACTTCCAACTCCCCCAGCCCCCTCAGCAGTGCCCCCCAGTCTGTCCCCCTTAGCTGAAAATAAtttgctgtatccccagtgccgaGTGGGTGAATGTATCGCAAAGGCCTCGGCTCAGTGATAAAGACAACTCGAGGCAGGCAGGCCCCTGGCTCACAGAAACTGGCACAGTTCAGTAGACAGTTACTTCCCCTGAGGGTTGTAATGCAGGCCGGAGGTGACAGGTGTgtagcagtgcctggcacagcctGGCACAAGGAGGGCAGGCAGACACAAGCTTGTTCTCCCGTATCCCTCGGGGCACAGGTGTCACCTCCCGGTGCCCTCAGTACCCAGCTCCTGCTGTGTCCGTGCTGCCGACGGGGAAGTTCAGGACAGCATAGCTAACGCCATCTTCCATTACTGGATTGTGACATCCCAGGGCGTGGGGGCCGTCCGTGAGGGGCGTCCTTCTAATCTGGGAGAGAGACAAGCTTTCAGCTCTAAACACTCATTTCATCACCCCAGCTCCCTTCCCTTGGCCTCTGACACCCCAGATCACCCTTTTGGTCACCCTTCTTTACCTGGTTTCTTTGCTCGACTCCAAGGGTTCCACtctacttttcctctttctcttgtcttaCCTTTTTGTTCCTCACAAAGAAGCTCTGCCCACTGGAATTTTCCTGAAGCCCCTGCTGGTCCCGAATCCTCTTCCAGCTACAGAGATAAAGAGACACTCAGGGTCACGGGAAGGGGAACCAAGCCTGTTGGGGGCTTCAGGAGCCAGCAGTGGAGTCGGGAGCAAGCCAAGGGGAGAGAAGCAGGCGGGCAGCGGGAGGCACTCACCTTCGGCGAAGCTTGGCCCCCCAGATGGCCAGGATGAGGATGGCCAGGCAGATCCCGATCCCCACGGCCGCTCGCCTGCCGATGGTCTCGGGGCTGTCTGGTGGAGGGAGGAGGCCCTCAGCTGATGCCAGCAGCCTCGAGCAGGTGCCCTGCGGCGTCTGCCTGGAAGGCACCCTCAGCTCCTCTTTGCACCCAGCCATCCAGCTGCTGCCCTTCCCTGCACCCCTCTTCCATGCGTGGGGGAGTGATGCAGAGAAGGAGCGAGAAGCCAGCCCCTGCCCGCTGGAATTCCCGTTGGGGGAAAGGGCTGGTCCTTTCTCACGAGGAGCTCCTGCTTCATGACCCACACGGGCACGCACAGAGGATGTTAGCCTCGTAAATGGGTCCATCTTTATCAGTCGGCAGGCTGGCAATATTATCAGAACGTAAAATGCACCTACGCTATTACCCAGAAGTTCCACATGGGAATTGATCCTGCAGCTTTTCTTGCAGTTCTGCCCAGCCTGCAAACAGCCTTGAAGAGGGCACTGGGGAGGTAAATTATGGGGCATTCCTACAACGGAAAGCAGTGCAGCCCCTAGCAAGAGGCAGGTCTCCAGGGTGTCTGAAAAGTCTGGAGACAGCAAACATGGTCGTGATGTTTCCTCATAACATGCTCAGAGTGTTTGCCTTTAGCCTCCAGCTTTGCAGGCAATGAGCCTCTCAATTTAAAGCTCAAATCATTAatctgaaaagtacaataaataagttaaatagTTCCCCTGTTTCCAGACTCTCTGGACCCTCTGTGCACTGATACACAATGGTAGGATGATGGGTCCAGAAGTTCAGGACCAATTGTGTGACGAAGAAGGGCCTGTGACATGGCTCCATATCTGCACCTGGTGCCTGTATAGAGTATCTCCATAAGGAGACACAACGAGCTAGCTAAGTGTGGACACCTCtcaggggtcagggtggggggcCTAGAGTTCTCCGAGATCAAGAGAGAGAGGTGTCTGCCTTTCCACTCTTACCCTTGtgtgatgttttattttgtttttacccTGTCCTTGTCTtgtcttaaacacacacacacacacacacacattaaaaatcTCCAAAGATAAAAGCAAGCAGCATATCAAgggtgagacagagagagacagagacagagatgccAGTAGGGGCTCAGGATGTCTACAGGGTGAGGAGGTGAGTCAGGGGAGACTgagcaggagggagggaaagagaaacagGGCGAGCCCTGGGGGCAGGTGAGCTGCGGGGCAGGGCTGCAGagcagggtgggaggtgggtgggaaGGGGGCGAGGAGACAAGCTGGGCTGGGCTGatgggaaaggggagggggaaagAGGGGCTTAGTGGCCTGGGGGGCGGGGAGCTGCAGGAGCAGCCGAGCCTGGAGAAGACCCTGAGCCAAAGGGGGAAGGGGCCTTACAGTAGACGGTGAGGGTGCTGGGGGCCGAGTCGCCTGTGCCCAGCTGGTTGGTGGCCTGGCACCGATAAGCACCCGAGTGCTGGATCTGCACGGGCTCCAGTCTCAGTGTCTGAGCCGAGTGGTGCAGGTCTTGGTTGTTCCAGTCAAACCAGGTGTACCGGAAGACGGGAGGGTTGGCGTCACTCTGACACACCAGGGCTGCCTTCTCGCCCTCCACCACGCCGGCTCTCGGGGCAATGGACACACGCAGCTCCCTGGGTGCATCTGGAAGGGGACACAAAATAAGGATCTGGGTCACCGGTCACCAGCCCTTCTCTGCATCCAGCCGCCAGCCCCGGCCACTCACACAGCACGTGGAGCCTCCGGGCCTCAGACGTGGTCTGCCCTATGGAGTTGCTGACCGAGCAGCTGTAATCGCCAGCATCTTCTGGGGAGATGGAGGCAAAGCTcagttctctcccttcctccagcAGGCTTCCATTTTTCTTCCAGAAGAAGCGGACTTCTTTGGGGCGGCTGCTTGAGAAGTCACATCGGAGGAGGACCCGGTGCCCAGAGTGAATCTCAAGATGGGGGCTGATCTGCAGGACCCTGACATCCCTGGGGGCATCTGCAGAGTGAGGGCCTTCGgctgacctctcggctccctctGGCTTTTCCTGCCCCTAGCACCTCCTCCCCTCGCCTGAGGCCTGGCTCTCATCCCTTCTGAGATGAGTCTGGGCTTCAGCCTCCTTGCTCTTCAATCCTCACATCCCACCTGGGCTACGTCCTCCCAGATGCCCCTGCCCAGGTCACTCACACTGGACATCCAGGTTGACAGAGGCAGCCCACGTACACCACCGGTTACAGGCTGCGCAGGCGATTGGCTGGGCATTCCAGGCAACTTTCGGAATCATCAGCACCCCAGAGGGTGGCTCATCCCGGGAGACTCGAGGGCTCCATTCATATCTGTTAACTGCAGGGTTACTGGAATTGTATTTACAGGACAGGGTCACTGCTTGTCCTTCTTGAATTGGTGTGGGGTTTTGAATCACCGTGGTCACCCCCTTTGGGGAATCTGGGAGGAAAAAAACCAGAGACGCAGGTGAAGAAAAGCCAGGTGTCCATAgtaccttttctttccttcttcctctctccctccatctgtCCCTGGTACTCACAGGGCTCCTAAATCAGTCAGAGGAAGGCTATCGCTTGCCTCTTTTATCTGTGTGGGGCAGAGACCCTCTCCTGGGCTTTTGGCCTCCTGTGGTTTGAGGCACAGTGGTTCAGAGCACACTGTGACCCCACCACTTAGAGCTGCAGGACCGTGGCCTGCGGTCCTCAGTTTACTCGTCTGTCACTGGGGCCCTAATGAGAGTATCTAACCTCGTGGAGCTGTTTGTTGCAAGGATTGAATGTGATGATACCCTTAAAGCAGAGCGGGGCACGGAGCAACTATTCAAGAAGCGTTAGCTGCTGCTGCTGTGATTGTCTGTCCTGCTGTCTACATGCCCACAACCTGGGCACCCCCACCAGCACATCTGGCTCAGACGATGACATCTCAGAATCCAGGGATCAAAACTATGGATTCTCTTTGACCTGGGCCCAACCCAGTGCCAAGGTTTACTGCGTTAGAGCGGGTCTGACGATGGAGAGGTTATAAAATGTGTTGGCCAGTTCTCCCTGAAAACTTCAGGATCCCTTCGGGGATTCAGCCACTGCTTGGTGACACTAAGCTTCCATGTCCCTCATGGACCTTGGGCAtcttgtcattcattcattcagcaaacatctaCCTATCAtgagccaggccctgttctaggtgctgggaatacaaCTGTGAGCAAAAGATGAAGCAACTGTCCCCAGAAGCTTACATGCCGGGAGACCCTGGCTTCTTTCTTGCTCTCCATTGCAGGACGTGGTCCTTCCCTGCACTCCATTGAGCTtcctcctttccccacccccatgcTCTCTCCCTACAGCCCAGAAGTTCTGCTACTACTCACATTGTACGTCCAACTCAGCTTCCTGACCAACCTGTCCAGAGCCAAGACTGTTCTGTGCCAGGCAGGCATAATGCCCGGCATGCTCGAGGAGGACCTCTGGGATCTGGAAGTTCTTTCCTGTCATGCCCAGCACTTCCTCCTCATTGTGATACCAGGTGTAATTTGTTGGAGGAGGAAAGGCTAACGATATACAGGTCATCTCCACTGAATTTCCCTCTTTGGCTGGCAAGGTGAGGATCTGAACCTTGGAAGGTTCTGGAGCATCTGgaagaaggggcagaagcaagggggggtggtggtgaggagaGCCTTCTGCTGTGTGCAGGCAGCCCCGAGAGCCTCCACTGGTCACCTCTCAAGGGCCTTGGTTCCCCCACCGCTCCCTGCCTGCCCCCTCTCCAGCTCCGAGGAGGCTCACACTGCACTTGGAGGACCACTTCTTCTGACTTCCCTGGACCCAGAGCATTGTGGGCCTCACAGTGGTACTTCCCACTCTCCTTCCTGGTCACGATGGACAGAGTTAGGTTGTACTCCTTCTGCCACAGTGGGCTCCCGTCCTTATGCCAGGATACACCTCGGCTCTCTGGGTGGCTGCTGATGATGTGGCACATCAGGGTCACGTTTTCTCCCTCCTTGACAGTGGCTTCTCTGGGACTGATCTTGATCTGTGGACGGTCTGCAGGGGCAGAGGGGCAGTGGGGGAGGGTGGAAGGCGGTAAGAAGGGGCAGTGCTTTCGCTCAGACTAAGGTCAACAAGGGTGGGCTGCTCCAAGCACCTGGACGACTGTCACCCCCTCCCAGctggtctctctgcttctcctCTTCCCCTACTATCTGGTCTCCTCCAGCCACCAGCAATGATTCCCAAGACTCCCCCTGCTCGAAACCATTCTGTGGATTCCAGGCTTAGAATAAAATCCGGAACCTTCACCTCGGCCCCGCATTCTGCTCCCtctcagttctccctcctcaccaCTCGGCTCCTGGGCTCCCTGTGCGTCAGCCTGACCCCCTCCCTCGCTCAGGGTCATGGACACACCAAGCAAACTCCCACCTCAAGCCTTTGGCACTTGCTCTTGCTTCTCCCTGGGATGCTCTTCTCCCAAACGTCCTGCCTCAGTCCCTCCTTTCCTTAAGGTCTTAGCTCAGAGGTTTACCTTCCTCAGAGGGTCTCCGTGCATCAGTCCCTCTGTCCtaaccctgctttcttttttcttaatacaCTCATATCACTATCTGCCAGTGTAGTCCATCTTTCTTTGTTAATCTATTTGTCATTTGTCCCTCCTCTGTAATGCCAGCTTCTCGTGGATGGCACTTTGTCTGCTCACTGCTGGGTCCCTGGCAGCCGTAACAGGGCTGTGCACtcaatgtttactgaatgaaggAGTGAGGCCAGAATAATGATGTGGAAAATGTTCTCCCTCAGAGGAAAAGATACTAAGCAGATGATCCCCAAACCATGCCGTGGCTCAAGGATACGTGAAGTTACTTTAGTCTGTTAGACCAAGGCAGATGCCAAAGTGAATCTGTTTCCTGCAACACCAGGGCAGACAACAGGGAACACAGCTCCGCCTGGGCCACGTGCAGCTGTGGGTGACCACAGACAGCTTCACTACACTTTCCTTCCGTGGCTCCCGTTAGTCTCGGTGCCCAGTGCATGGGTTGGGGAAGAAATGATAAGGACCGTGTCCTTCCCGTGGGAGCACCAGGGAGACTCACGCTTCACATCTAGCTGCACCATTTCCTCAGAGAGTATCCACCCGTCAGTGTTATTCCAAAGCTGGCAGGTCAGGTTCATCCTGTGGTGGGTCCACTGCGCCTGGAACATGAGCTGGCTCTGGGTGGAGATGGCCATGGTGGTCAGGGTGGTCTGGGTGGTCTGGGTGATATTCGGCTCCTCCAGGGACCACTTCAGTTGGATGGGGTACCCAGGGCAGGCAAAATTCAGTGAGCAGGTCAGAGTGACTTTCTCGGACTCCTGGATTTCCGGAGGGAGCTGAATGTGCGGTGAAAGAGGCATTTCTGCAGAAGAACAGAGACCGTGCTGGGGGCCTGGTGGGGCTAGGGGCTGATGCCTGCTAGCCCCTTCCACCCTGCTTCTGACTTCCTGCCCCAAGTAACCCCTCAGTAATCTCTTGTCggtctcttcctcctctctccagcCCTGCCTCTCTCTGCTTCAGATCACCTTAGCTCAGCCGAGTTCCTCTCCAAAAGTTCTTGGGCATGATACACCTCCTTAGGAATACTAATTTCAGTCTCACTTCCTGACAGCCGTTTTCTAAATGTTCTCAAGATTATTTCCTCTCTAAGTTTAGTTCAACACATATTTCTTGCTTTCATGACAAACTACTGTTTGTTTTATAGCCACACTTGGTGACATCCGAGCACAGCACTCCCCCAGTGGGATGAGCCTGTCTCTGTGGCTAATCTCTGCCATCCCCAAGGCTGGGAAACCCTTCAGACTGTGGGGTCTGAAGCTCAGAGCCACCCACCAAAGACACAGGCTGTGGGATGGAGAGACCAGACTCCCCAGGGCAAGGGCCCCAGACCTGTGTTTGATGGGTCACCACCAATCCCCTTGTGGATGTCAGTTAGCCCAAGCAAGGGATAACCAGAATTAGAATTAGTTGCAAGATGTCATATTGAGAGATTTCACTTGAAAATGCTGATTTCCAGATCTGGGATTTGCACATGACAGAAGGGGCAGGAGCCAAGAGACTGTTCCCCGCTGGAGGTGGGTCCAGGGCTCATGCCCTATTGCCGTGTGCCGCCTGCGTCACTCACCGGCATCCCTTGCCTGGCCTCTGCGGGCTCCTCAGTTTGTGACCGGCCCCTGCTCCAAGGAGTCAGGGTATTTCTCACCTCTTTCCTTGTCCCTGACCAGGGCTGAGACCCCCTACCCTAAGGCCTTACCAGAGACATTGAGGTTCATCTTCTCCATCCACTTGTCAGTC
Proteins encoded:
- the CD22 gene encoding B-cell receptor CD22 isoform X1, translated to MHLLGPLLLLLEYLAFSDSNSWKVEHPNTLYTWKGACLWIPCSFTIPRIKKSLDNLTLYHNYEYDNITKNFRGTILYDHPKAGGGRVQYVGDSKRNTGTTYKQNCSLSINPVKEGSGWLGLRMTSGTDKWMEKMNLNVSEMPLSPHIQLPPEIQESEKVTLTCSLNFACPGYPIQLKWSLEEPNITQTTQTTLTTMAISTQSQLMFQAQWTHHRMNLTCQLWNNTDGWILSEEMVQLDVKHRPQIKISPREATVKEGENVTLMCHIISSHPESRGVSWHKDGSPLWQKEYNLTLSIVTRKESGKYHCEAHNALGPGKSEEVVLQVQYAPEPSKVQILTLPAKEGNSVEMTCISLAFPPPTNYTWYHNEEEVLGMTGKNFQIPEVLLEHAGHYACLAQNSLGSGQVGQEAELDVQYSPKGVTTVIQNPTPIQEGQAVTLSCKYNSSNPAVNRYEWSPRVSRDEPPSGVLMIPKVAWNAQPIACAACNRWCTWAASVNLDVQYAPRDVRVLQISPHLEIHSGHRVLLRCDFSSSRPKEVRFFWKKNGSLLEEGRELSFASISPEDAGDYSCSVSNSIGQTTSEARRLHVLYAPRELRVSIAPRAGVVEGEKAALVCQSDANPPVFRYTWFDWNNQDLHHSAQTLRLEPVQIQHSGAYRCQATNQLGTGDSAPSTLTVYYSPETIGRRAAVGIGICLAILILAIWGAKLRRSWKRIRDQQGLQENSSGQSFFVRNKKIRRTPLTDGPHALGCHNPVMEDGVSYAVLNFPVGSTDTAGAGGAGTAASFPNRDDTVTYSVVQKRHVGDYENVTPEFPDDEGIHYSELIQFGAGTRPLIQEEVDYATLKH
- the CD22 gene encoding B-cell receptor CD22 isoform X2, with the protein product MHLLGPLLLLLEYLAFSDSNSWKVEHPNTLYTWKGACLWIPCSFTIPRIKKSLDNLTLYHNYEYDNITKNFRGTILYDHPKAGGGRVQYVGDSKRNTGTTYKQNCSLSINPVKEGSGWLGLRMTSGTDKWMEKMNLNVSEMPLSPHIQLPPEIQESEKVTLTCSLNFACPGYPIQLKWSLEEPNITQTTQTTLTTMAISTQSQLMFQAQWTHHRMNLTCQLWNNTDGWILSEEMVQLDVKHSPKGVTTVIQNPTPIQEGQAVTLSCKYNSSNPAVNRYEWSPRVSRDEPPSGVLMIPKVAWNAQPIACAACNRWCTWAASVNLDVQYAPRDVRVLQISPHLEIHSGHRVLLRCDFSSSRPKEVRFFWKKNGSLLEEGRELSFASISPEDAGDYSCSVSNSIGQTTSEARRLHVLYAPRELRVSIAPRAGVVEGEKAALVCQSDANPPVFRYTWFDWNNQDLHHSAQTLRLEPVQIQHSGAYRCQATNQLGTGDSAPSTLTVYYSPETIGRRAAVGIGICLAILILAIWGAKLRRSWKRIRDQQGLQENSSGQSFFVRNKKIRRTPLTDGPHALGCHNPVMEDGVSYAVLNFPVGSTDTAGAGGAGTAASFPNRDDTVTYSVVQKRHVGDYENVTPEFPDDEGIHYSELIQFGAGTRPLIQEEVDYATLKH